In Mycolicibacterium phocaicum, one DNA window encodes the following:
- a CDS encoding GuaB3 family IMP dehydrogenase-related protein has protein sequence MRDMVEIGMGRTARRTYELDDINIVPSRRTRSSQDVSTAWQLDAYRFEIPVLAHPTDSLVSPEFAIEMGRLGGLGVLNGEGLIGRHRDVVDKLAQVVELAAKEDDPSAAVRLLQQLHAAPLDPELLGAAVARVREAGVTTAVRVSPQNAQALTPTLVAAGIDLLVIQGTIISAERVAQDGEPLNLKTFISELDVPVVAGGVQDHRTALHLMRTGAAGVIVGYGSTYGATTSDEVLGISVPMATAIADAAAARREYLDETGGRYVHVLADGDIHTSGDLAKAIACGADAVVLGTPLAAAAEAPGDGWFWPAAAAHPSLPRGALLQVALGERPSLDQVLNGPSDDPFGSVNLVGGLRRSMAKAGYCDLKEFQKVGLTVGS, from the coding sequence ATGCGTGACATGGTTGAAATCGGCATGGGCCGGACCGCTCGTCGTACCTACGAACTCGACGACATCAACATCGTGCCGTCTCGGCGCACCCGCTCCAGCCAGGACGTTTCCACGGCCTGGCAGCTGGACGCCTACCGGTTCGAGATTCCGGTCCTGGCGCACCCGACCGACTCGTTGGTGTCGCCCGAGTTCGCCATCGAAATGGGCCGCCTCGGCGGCCTCGGTGTGCTCAACGGTGAGGGCCTGATCGGCCGGCACCGCGATGTCGTGGACAAGCTCGCCCAGGTGGTCGAGCTCGCGGCCAAGGAAGACGATCCGTCGGCGGCGGTCCGGCTGCTGCAGCAGCTTCACGCGGCGCCGCTGGATCCGGAGCTGCTCGGCGCCGCCGTCGCGCGCGTGCGTGAGGCCGGCGTCACCACCGCGGTGCGCGTCAGCCCGCAGAACGCCCAGGCCCTGACACCGACGCTGGTTGCGGCCGGGATCGACCTGCTGGTCATCCAGGGCACCATCATCTCGGCCGAGCGGGTGGCGCAGGACGGTGAACCGCTCAACCTGAAGACCTTCATCTCCGAGCTGGACGTGCCGGTGGTCGCCGGCGGCGTGCAGGATCACCGCACCGCGCTGCACCTCATGCGTACCGGCGCGGCCGGCGTCATCGTCGGCTACGGCTCCACCTACGGCGCCACCACCAGCGACGAGGTCCTGGGCATCAGCGTGCCGATGGCCACCGCGATCGCCGACGCCGCCGCCGCGCGGCGCGAATACCTCGACGAGACCGGCGGCCGCTACGTGCACGTGCTGGCCGACGGTGACATCCACACCTCGGGCGACCTGGCCAAGGCCATCGCGTGCGGCGCCGACGCGGTGGTGCTGGGCACCCCCTTGGCCGCTGCGGCAGAGGCGCCTGGTGACGGCTGGTTCTGGCCGGCCGCCGCGGCGCACCCGTCGTTGCCGCGCGGCGCGCTGCTGCAGGTCGCGCTGGGTGAGCGGCCGTCGCTCGATCAGGTTCTCAACGGCCCGTCCGACGATCCGTTCGGTTCGGTCAACCTGGTCGGTGGTCTGCGCCGGTCGATGGCCAAGGCCGGGTACTGCGACCTCAAGGAGTTCCAGAAGGTCGGCCTCACCGTCGGTTCCTAG
- a CDS encoding GMC family oxidoreductase: MEPDYDVLIIGSGFGGSVSALRLTEKGYRVGVLEAGPRYSDADFAKTSWDLRKFLWAPKFGMYGIQRIHLLRNVMILAGAGVGGGSLNYANTLYIPPDPFFNDPQWKNITDWRAELMPHYEQAQRMLGVVKNPTFTDADKIIKEVAEDMGCADTFVATPVGVFFGPDGEKTPGKTVPDPYFGGAGPARTGCIECGECMTGCRHGAKNTLVKNYLGLAEKAGAQVHPLTTVTSFQQRGDGLWEVATRRTNGRVRRGKRTFTAKYLIVAAGTYNTQKLLFKVRDTGKLTKLSDKLGVLTRTNSESIVGAQTREVPTDMDLTHGVAITSSIHPTPDTHIEPVRYGKGSNAMGMLQTLMTDGAGPQGTDVPRWKQFLNQAGEDPRELIRLLNPQRWSERTVIALVMQHLDNSITTFTKRGPGGIRIMSSKQGHGEPNPTWIPVGNEATRRMAEKVGGIAGGTWGELFNIPLTAHFLGGAAIGDSAQTGVIDPYHRVYNYPTLFVTDGAAISANLGVNPSLSIAAQAERAASLWPNKGQDDARPAQGEPYRRIEPIAPDRPVVPAEAPGALRRLPITPV; encoded by the coding sequence ATGGAGCCTGACTACGACGTCTTGATCATCGGCTCGGGTTTCGGAGGCAGCGTCAGCGCTCTCCGGCTCACCGAGAAGGGTTACCGCGTTGGAGTGTTGGAAGCCGGCCCCCGGTATTCCGACGCCGACTTCGCAAAGACTTCATGGGACCTACGAAAGTTCTTGTGGGCACCCAAGTTCGGCATGTACGGCATCCAGCGGATCCACCTGCTCCGCAACGTGATGATCCTGGCCGGCGCGGGTGTCGGCGGTGGTTCGTTGAACTACGCCAACACCCTCTACATCCCTCCGGACCCGTTCTTCAACGACCCGCAGTGGAAGAACATCACCGACTGGCGCGCCGAACTGATGCCGCACTACGAGCAGGCGCAGCGCATGCTCGGTGTGGTCAAGAACCCGACGTTCACCGACGCCGACAAGATCATCAAAGAGGTCGCCGAGGACATGGGCTGCGCCGACACCTTCGTCGCGACGCCCGTCGGGGTGTTCTTCGGACCGGACGGCGAGAAGACCCCGGGCAAGACCGTGCCCGACCCGTACTTCGGCGGGGCCGGCCCGGCCCGCACCGGTTGCATCGAGTGCGGTGAGTGCATGACCGGCTGCCGCCACGGCGCCAAGAACACCTTGGTGAAGAACTACCTCGGCCTGGCGGAAAAGGCTGGGGCGCAAGTACATCCGCTGACCACCGTCACCAGCTTCCAGCAGCGCGGCGACGGGCTGTGGGAGGTGGCGACCCGCCGGACCAACGGCCGGGTGCGCCGCGGCAAGCGGACCTTCACCGCCAAGTACCTCATCGTCGCGGCCGGTACGTACAACACCCAGAAGCTGCTGTTCAAGGTGCGCGACACCGGCAAGCTGACCAAGCTGTCGGACAAGCTGGGCGTGCTGACCCGCACCAACTCCGAGTCCATCGTGGGTGCCCAGACCCGCGAAGTGCCCACGGACATGGATCTGACGCACGGTGTGGCCATCACGTCGTCGATCCACCCGACCCCGGACACCCACATCGAACCGGTGCGGTACGGCAAGGGCTCCAACGCCATGGGCATGCTGCAGACGCTGATGACGGACGGCGCCGGCCCGCAGGGCACCGACGTGCCGCGGTGGAAGCAGTTCCTCAACCAGGCCGGTGAGGACCCGCGTGAGCTGATCCGCCTGCTCAACCCGCAGCGGTGGAGCGAGCGCACCGTGATCGCACTGGTCATGCAGCACCTCGACAACTCGATCACCACGTTCACCAAGCGTGGGCCCGGTGGTATCCGGATCATGTCGTCCAAGCAGGGCCACGGCGAGCCCAACCCGACCTGGATCCCGGTCGGCAACGAGGCGACCCGACGGATGGCCGAGAAGGTCGGCGGTATCGCCGGCGGCACCTGGGGCGAGCTGTTCAACATCCCGCTGACCGCCCACTTCCTGGGCGGTGCGGCGATCGGTGACAGCGCCCAGACGGGCGTCATCGACCCCTATCACCGCGTCTACAACTACCCGACGCTGTTCGTCACCGACGGTGCCGCGATCTCGGCGAATCTCGGTGTGAATCCGTCACTTTCGATCGCGGCGCAGGCCGAGCGCGCGGCGTCATTGTGGCCGAACAAGGGACAGGACGACGCGCGGCCGGCCCAGGGTGAGCCCTACCGCCGGATCGAACCGATCGCACCGGACCGTCCCGTCGTCCCGGCCGAGGCTCCCGGCGCGCTGCGCCGGCTGCCGATCACCCCGGTCTAG